From the Musa acuminata AAA Group cultivar baxijiao chromosome BXJ1-2, Cavendish_Baxijiao_AAA, whole genome shotgun sequence genome, one window contains:
- the LOC135604339 gene encoding wall-associated receptor kinase 3-like, whose protein sequence is MGWVELLLLLLKLSSMGSTKAEIASTKAPFVLPSNCTKRCGTIDIEYPFGIGTGCYREGFNLTCTYNSTKPPRLFLGDGKLEITRIDLENGTVRVKTPIVTMRVDQESIDDPLIDLQNWPYSLRSLGLEIQNSYARYTNNILYVSGCSVIADLVDPTTNRIIDSCTTRCTSNDNSQCNLDLYYWNSTSLEVRLTRLNQSDLHLLNASIIKVSVYDSYNTTTDDLQGIVKGDSSEVETALSWYIKDYPTCEEAKKNMETFACISPNSDCYDVINYAYTNYNFGYICRCSLNHKGNPYLPNGCKDTSSILVPRKGCPTECGGVNISFPFGLEEHCYRTQAFALTCNKTSNPPTLLFQGYYIVHSISLEDGQLVASAPNRTTTSFYYSYYSYYIYDNYYLDATGPFTQLEQLSTFSWVIESQNCEEARQNETTFACPKKNSLCVNINKTSNEDIWGYRCNCPKGYQGNPYIADGCEDIDECSFPNKYVCNGTCINTNGGFECLPDKKQTVLLGVIIGVSLGSGLLLLSISFIILRRKWKIRKQKKIRERHFHQNHGLLLQQLISSDEDVDEKTKIFSLEEIEKATNNFDETRVLGRGGHGTVYKGILSDQRVVAIKKSKIVKKSEIDQFINEVAILSQIKHRNIVRLFGCCLETEVPLLVYEFISNGTLADHLHVSDGNSVLSWEARLRIATETAGALAYLHSAASISILHRDVKSSNILLDDHFRAKVSDFGASRFIPLDETHITTVIQGTFGYLDPEYYQTSQLTEKSDVYSFGVILLELLTGKKPVFSIEHENRQNLSMYFLQAMREKHSFDLVEERIMKEGTKQELLEIIQLIEMCLKLNGIERPTMKEVEHKLQSLRRIGKKKQYPIPEGMEETEYLLSDSSYTFSDSVDQTTEGTSRNYSLEKEFLWSLYNPR, encoded by the exons atgggctGGGTGGAGTTGTTGTTACTGCTGCTGAAATTGAGTTCAATGGGTTCAACAAAAGCAGAAATTGCATCCACAAAGGCACCTTTCGTTTTACCTTCCAATTGCACAAAAAGATGTGGTACCATCGATATTGAGTATCCTTTCGGCATAGGCACTGGCTGTTATCGCGAGGGTTTTAATCTTACTTGCACGTACAACAGCACCAAACCTCCGAGGCTTTTCTTGGGTGATGGAAAACTCGAGATCACTAGAATCGATTTGGAAAATGGGACTGTGCGCGTCAAGACACCCATTGTCACCATGCGTGTGGAtcaggagtccattgatgatCCGTTAATTGATCTTCAGAATTGGCCTTACTCTTTAAGATCATTGGGTCTAGAAATACAGAATTCTTACGCAAGATATACAAATAATATTTTGTATGTGTCTGGTTGCAGCGTCATTGCCGACCTAGTGGATCCCACTACTAATAGGATCATCGATTCTTGCACAACTAGATGCACTTCCAATGACAACAGTCAGTGCAATCTTGATTTATATTATTGGAATAGCACTTCATTGGAGGTTCGATTAACTCGACTCAATCAGAGTGACCTTCATTTGCTTAATGCTTCCATTATCAAAGTTTCCGTGTACGATTCTTACAATACTACCACAGATGATCTCCAAGGAATAGTGAAAGGCGACAGCTCGGAAGTGGAGACTGCCCTTTCTTGGTACATCAAAGACTATCCTACTTGTGAAGAGGCCAAGAAGAATATGGAAACTTTTGCCTGCATCAGTCCCAATAGCGACTGCTATGACGTCATTAATTATGCATACACGAATTATAATTTTGGATACATATGTCGATGTTCTCTTAATCATAAAGGCAATCCATACCTACCCAATGGTTGTAAAG ATACGTCTTCTATTTTGGTTCCGAGAAAAGGCTGTCCAACAGAATGTGGGGGTGTTAACATCTCTTTTCCATTCGGGCTAGAAGAGCATTGTTACAGAACCCAGGCATTTGCTCTTACATGCAACAAGACATCCAATCCTCCCACTCTCCTCTTCCAGGGCTATTACATAGTGCACAGTATCTCGTTGGAGGACGGACAACTGGTAGCCAGTGCGCCAAACAGAACAACAACAAGTTTTTATTACAGTTATTACAGTTATTACATTTATGACAACTACTACTTGGATGCAACTGGACCTTTCACTCAACTAGAGCAGCTGTCGACCTTTAGTTGGGTAATTGAGTCTCAGAATTGCGAGGAAGCCAGACAGAACGAGACCACATTCGCATGCCCCAAAAAAAACAGTTTGTGTGTGAACATTAACAAAACTTCTAACGAAGATATCTGGGGATATCGTTGCAATTGCCCTAAAGGTTATCAAGGAAATCCATACATTGCCGATGGATGTGAAG ATATTGATGAGTGCAGCTTTCCCAACAAATACGTTTGCAATGGGACATGCATAAATACGAATGGTGGTTTTGAGTGCCTTCCTGACAAAAAACAGACTGTTTTGTTAG GTGTCATAATCGGTGTAAGTCTTGGCAGTGGCTTATTGCTCTTAAGCATAAGTTTTATCATCCTAAGAAGGAAATGGAAGAtaagaaagcaaaagaaaataagagaaagacACTTCCACCAAAATCATGGACTACTATTACAACAGTTAATCTCTTCTGACGAAGACGTTGATGAGAAAACAAAGATATTTTCTCTAGAAGAGATAGAAAAGGCAACCAACAATTTTGATGAAACTCGAGTACTCGGTCGCGGAGGACATGGCACGGTTTATAAAGGGATTTTATCAGATCAACGTGTAGTCGCCATAAAGAAATCTAAAATAGTAAAAAAGAGTGAGATAGATCAATTCATCAATGAGGTTGCaattctttctcaaattaaacaTAGAAACATCGTCAGGCTTTTTGGATGTTGTTTAGAAACAGAAGTCCCCTTGTTAGTCTATGAATTTATCTCCAACGGGACCCTTGCAGACCACCTCCATGTTTCCGATGGTAATTCTGTATTATCATGGGAAGCTCGTCTGAGGATCGCTACAGAAACTGCCGGAGCACTTGCCTATCTGCACTCGGCAGCTTCAATATCAATTTTACATAGGGATGTTAAGTCATCAAATATTCTTTTGGATGATCATTTCAGGGCAAAAGTATCGGATTTTGGAGCCTCAAGATTTATCCCACTTGATGAAACTCATATAACTACTGTTATCCAAGGCACCTTTGGATACTTGGATCCAGAATATTACCAGACGAGTCAATTGACGGAGAAAAGTGATGTTTATAGCTTTGGGGTTATTCTTCTGGAGCTTCTGACAGGAAAGAAACCTGTTTTCTCCATTGAGCATGAGAATAGGCAAAACCTATCAATGTATTTTCTTCAAGCAATGAGAGAGAAGCATTCTTTTGATCTTGTGGAAGAACGTATCATGAAAGAAGGAACTAAACAAGAGCTTCTGGAAATTATTCAACTGATagaaatgtgtttgaagttgaatgggaTTGAAAGGCCAACGATGAAAGAAGTGGAGCATAAATTACAAAGCTTAAGAAGGATCGGAAAGAAAAAACAATATCCTATTCCAGAAGGTATGGAAGAAACCGAGTATCTGCTAAGTGATTCATCTTATACCTTTTCTGATTCAGTTGACCAAACAACTGAGGGGACGTCCAGAAATTACAGCTTAGAAAAAGAATTCCTATGGTCATTATATAACCCACGATGA
- the LOC135604387 gene encoding kinase-interacting family protein-like yields MATTTATTASYHASCRSSTCPPWLQAALADIEQRVQSLAVNIPDDPESDSFAERAENYYQKRPQLIALLHDLHHRYLYLADRYAQSLLYRHHRRTSSVPSDLDADEDTDLPDSTCSDAESSLSFQTLPAQPRPQFQGPNPAVAAADLDMIMAELVLAAVERDLVEAEGAEVERRLAESARKIELQGSLVEVLEAERMVLLGENARLGFRAAAAEEEARAVAAELGYMRRRAGELARAVVKLREDHRVCLLGRRIEGLQAQIYGLERRNRECFEAMARREKEKGEARAEVDRLREENRRLRQEAEAARARRRSGRSWWERVRRFDWAPASCAPHVRESKVPKNCFYI; encoded by the exons ATGGCGACGACGACTGCGACGACAGCGAGCTATCACGCCTCGTGTCGGTCGTCCACATGCCCGCCTTGGCTGCAAGCGGCGCTTGCAG ATATAGAGCAAAGGGTGCAATCACTTGCGGTGAATATACCGGACGACCCGGAATCGGACTCGTTTGCGGAGCGGGCGGAGAACTACTACCAGAAGCGGCCTCAACTCATCGCCCTCCTCCACGACCTCCACCACCGCTACCTCTACCTGGCCGACCGCTACGCCCAGTCTCTACTCTACCGCCACCACCGTCGCACCTCCTCCGTCCCCTCCGACCTCGACGCCGATGAAGACACCGACCTCCCGGACTCCACTTGCTCCGACGCCGAGAGCTCCCTCTCCTTCCAAACCTTACCCGCTCAGCCCCGTCCGCAGTTCCAAGGTCCGAACCCCGCCGTCGCGGCCGCCGATCTAGACATGATCATGGCGGAGCTGGTGCTGGCAGCGGTGGAGCGGGACCTTGTGGAGGCGGAGGGGGCGGAGGTGGAGCGACGGTTGGCGGAGTCGGCGCGCAAGATCGAGCTGCAGGGGAGCTTGGTTGAAGTGCTCGAGGCAGAGCGGATGGTGCTGCTGGGTGAGAACGCTCGGCTAGGGTTCCGGGCGGCGGCCGCGGAGGAGGAGGCGCGGGCAGTGGCTGCGGAGTTGGGGTACATGCGGCGGCGGGCGGGGGAGCTGGCGCGGGCAGTGGTGAAGCTGCGGGAGGACCACCGGGTGTGCCTGCTGGGCCGGAGGATCGAGGGCCTCCAGGCCCAAATCTATGGCCTGGAGCGGCGCAACCGGGAGTGCTTCGAGGCCATGGCGAGgcgggagaaggagaagggggagGCGCGGGCGGAGGTGGACCGCCTCCGGGAGGAGAACCGCCGGCTGAGgcaggaggcggaggcggcgcggGCCAGGCGGCGATCGGGCCGGAGCTGGTGGGAGCGGGTGCGGCGGTTCGACTGGGCCCCAGCCTCGTGTGCGCCGCACGTGAGGGAATCCAAGGTGCCCAAGAATTGTTTCTACATATAG